The genomic interval CCGAACCCCTACAACGAGCACTACCTGGAAACCAAGCAGGAGCGGATGCACCATACGCTGGGTCTGAAGAAGTAGGGGATTCCAACCATGAAAATCGCACATCTCGCCCTCTGGACCCTCCACCTGGAGGAGTTGCGGACATTTTACATCCGTTACTTCGACGGGGTAAGCAACGACAAATACACGAATCCGGCCAAAGGGTTCGAATCCTATTTCATCCGCTTCGGAGAGGGGTGCGCCCTGGAACTGATGCGGAGGTCGGACATCAGCCGGAAGGCCGAGAGACCCCATACGGGCTATTGCCACATGGCATTCGAGTGTGCTGGCCGGGAGGAGGTCGACACGAGGACCGAACGCCTGCGGAACGACGGATACCGGATCGTCGGAGAGCCCCGAACAACCGGAGACGGCTTTTATGAGAGTGTTATTGCAGACCCGGACGGGAATCTAATCGAATTGACTTATGACAATGGACGCTAAAAAGT from uncultured Alistipes sp. carries:
- a CDS encoding VOC family protein, whose amino-acid sequence is MKIAHLALWTLHLEELRTFYIRYFDGVSNDKYTNPAKGFESYFIRFGEGCALELMRRSDISRKAERPHTGYCHMAFECAGREEVDTRTERLRNDGYRIVGEPRTTGDGFYESVIADPDGNLIELTYDNGR